The proteins below are encoded in one region of Belonocnema kinseyi isolate 2016_QV_RU_SX_M_011 chromosome 3, B_treatae_v1, whole genome shotgun sequence:
- the LOC117169740 gene encoding uncharacterized mitochondrial protein AtMg00820-like, which yields MAAIADKVNSILMNDTWSLVGRSKASKVIGRRFVLRNKYGTNGILKKRKARIVAKGYSQQYDKDFHETYALVAKLSSIRTIIAFAVKNGVHIRQYTMWQLHISTANWMSKYSWRYQIG from the coding sequence ATGGCGGCCATCGCGGATAAAGTGAATTCGATTCTCATGAACGACACGTGGAGTCTGGTGGGCAGATCTAAGGCCTCAAAGGTAATTGGTAGACGTTTTGTATTACGAAATAAATATGGTACAAACGGTATCCTGAAAAAGAGAAAAGCCAGAATCGTGGCAAAGGGCTATTCTCAACAGTATGATAAGGATTTCCATGAGACTTACGCATTAGTTGCAAAATTGAGCTCCATACGAACGATAATTGCTTTTGCAGTGAAAAACGGTGTGCATATTCGACAGTATACGATGTGGCAACTGCATATTTCAACAGCGAATTGGATGAGCAAGTATTCGTGGAGGTA